In Methanobacterium sp., the DNA window CCAATATTCTCTTGAAGTGCTTGGAGATAAATTTTTATAGGAATATGCACTATCAAATTCGCGTATGGGTAATGTTTCAACATACCCTAATCTCCCATCCAAAACAACGGGACGATCTGCAATAGCAGCAAAGAAATGGCCATATACCCAGCTGGATATGATGACAGTATCATTAGAAGTGTCATTATTAATCCATAGAGCACTATCCCATAAATCATCATTCATTCGAGGAACTAAATTGGTAGACGCGTCATATATGGCCAAAAAGCTGAATGCGCAGATTATAATGATAAAAGATAAGGATAATAGTTTATTCAGATTTTTTTTATTAAACTGATCAAAGAATTCTGTAATAATCCCCACAGTTATTCCTGAAATTATTACTAATGGAGGGATTAAAAGAATTATGAACCTAAAACCTTCTGTTAATGCAAAAATACCAGTTATGGTCCAAAATAATAAAAATAAATAAAAAAACCAGCTCATTTTTTTTAAGAAATGTTCCTTTAATTTATCATTTATTAAAATTCTAAATATTAAAAAAATACCAAAAATAGAAATTCCCGATAATAAATAGCCTAAACCTCCTATTGCCGCTTTTATTGATGGAGGTTGTAGTTCAGTTATAAAAATGTATATATCTGGCCATGGACCCCATACTCCCTGATTTCCAGCTAATTTTACAAATTCTAAAACCCCGAAAACTAATTTAATAATGTTTAAAAAACCAGTGAAAATACAAATTAAAAAAATAGAACCAAAGATAAATATTCCGGATATGTAAGCGATTTTTTTAATGTTTTTACCTTTAATTTTGCTCCAAATCATATAAAAAATGCAAAAAAGAGATATTATATAAAAAAGGTATTGCCATCCATTCCATGCTGTGGCAAAAAGGAACATAGAAAACGCCGATAAGCAAGCAAAAACCATATTTTTCTTAATATTCTCACTTTTAAAGGCCTCAAAGAAGAATAGGATAATAAGAAGAGGAAATAAAACATTAAACATATCTGTATCAAACCAACCCGGAACACTCCTTACAAAATAAAGAGAGGAAGTAACAGCTAAAATTCCTGCAGCTATCCCTCCGTAATCATTTGTAAGTCTGCTCACGATTAAATAAGCGAGAACACCACATATGGGTGCTATAAATGCAGGTAACCAGAAACAGACGGTTAGTAGAGGGATGGCGGCGAATAAATTCACTATTTTGTAGATTAATGTTGTAATGTAAACTATTAGTGGCGGATAATCTAGGGGAACGCCGGGGGGGTAGTATGAATGTAAATCCCATTCTTTGTTATCTACTACTTTATCTCCTAAATAGCCGTGTTCTATGTAGTTTTTGGTTAATCGGTAATTATAATAAGAATCCATATCATACATATATAGGAGATTATTTTGATCCTCAAAAAAAGATTTTTCATTATCTGGAACTCCTGGAAGGTTAGCAGAATCTATCCTAAAGAAGAATCCAACACAGAAAATTATTAAAACTGCTGCAAACTTTATAATAAATTCTTTATTAGACATTTTATCCTCTTAAATCTAATAATGTAGCATTATATGGGTTTCCATACGGTTACATAGTTATTTTCATAAATTGATTTAAAATATGTTGAATTGCTCTTTTCAAGCACTGTTCTTGTAAACAGGGAGTTTTCAAATTGTTTATTCATTACAATTGACTTTTTTTTGTCCATAAGTAATATTACACATATGTCGCTATTTTTATTCATATGGATTTTTTTAACTTTACCTTGCTCAATAGTAATAACACAATAGGGTATTTCACCATTAAACGTTGTTTCGTTTTTTATGATATCCATAGAGATTCCATCACTGCTATTTAGATAATTGTTGTCAATTTTGATGTCACCAATGGAATATAAATAGTCTACATTTTTAGATTGCAGAGTTCCTGAATTAAAAATTAAATGCCCTATATTGGCCATTCCGTTGGTTGTAACAAGTATGAATGGCCGAGGATTATCTGGGTGTGTATAATTTAATGTCTTGTTTATTTGGGTTTCATTTAAATGATATTTTGTTTTAAGAACATCGCGGGCTGTTTTTTTATCCACTCCCAGTATGTTGTTTAGTATTTCAATGCTTTGGGTTGTGTTTTGAGTGTATTCATCTAAAGTTAACCATGCTAAATCGCCGCTTGTAGCTAACATCCTAAAAATACCGACTGATAAACTTTCATTGCTAGTTGAAAAAGCATTATCTATCCAGTATTCTCGAGAAGTGTTTGGAGAACGACTGCCAAATGTAAAAACAGGGTCATAAGATCTGATGGGCAATGTTTCAATATATCCAATTCTACCATCAAAAACAACAGGATGATCAGCAATTGCTGTAAAAAAGTGCCCATAGCTCCATTGAGATATTATTACGGTGTCTTGGGGAATATTACCATTTATCCATTCTGAAGCATTCCACAAATTATCATTTGCACTGGGAGTTATCGATGTGTCCTTTTGAATGTTTATAATCGCTGGAAGAGTAACTAAAATCAAAATAGATAATGAAATAACTCGGATGGTGTTTTCATTTTTAAATATTTTAAACCTTTTAATGTTTTTGAGCATACCAACATATTCAACACAAATTCCAACCATAATTCCAGAACTTATAATAAGTGGAGGTAAAAGTAGCATAATAAATCTTGAGCCTTTTAAAAGGGATAAAATCCCCGCTATGGTCCATAATACTAAAAATGAATAGAAAAACCAGTCCATTTTATTTAAAAAGCGCTTTTTAAGATCTTTATTTATTAAAATTCTAAAAATCCATAAAAGCCCGAAAATACCTCCAAAAAGGGCAAATCCTGCCCCTGAAATCACTTCTTCAATGGTGGGAATTGCAAGCTCAGAAACAGAGCTATAAACATTGGGCCACGGATATAACTGGCTTTGAGCACCATATAATTTTATAAACTCTAATGGGCCTAATAAAAGTTTAATAATATTTAATAGGCCTGTAAAAACAATTACTAATAAAATAGTAATGATAATAAGTGTTCCAAGACTATAAACTAAGATTTTTACGTCATGTCCTTTTATTTTACACCATATGGTGTAAAAAATGCTAAATAACACAATCAAATAGAAGAAATACTGCCACCCGTTCCACGCAGTTGCAAAAAGAAACATGGAAAAAGCAGATAATGCAGCGAAAAATATTTGCATTTTATTATTTTTGCTTTGCAAGGATTCAATAAAAAACCATGTAATTAAAAGAGGGAAAATAATATTGAACATATCAGTATCAAACCATCCAGGTAATGTTCTGATAAAATAAAAAGGAGCAGTAACAGTTATAATTCCTGCAGCAGCAGCTCCGTAATCATTTGTAAATCTACTAACAAAAAGATAAGCAATAAGTCCTGCAAGAGGCCCAATAAATAATGGAATCCAGAAACAGACTGTAAGCAAAGGTATATTAGCAAATATGTTTATTAATTTGTATATAAATGCTGTTAAATACACAATAAATGGGGGATAATCCATGGGCACGCCAGGAGGATAATAAGAATGCAAATCCCATTCTCTTCCATTTTTTATTGTATCTCCCAAATAACCGTGTTCAATATAGTTTTTTGTCAATCGGTAATTGTAATATGAGTCTAACTCATACATGTATGGTAATCCATTTTGATCTTGATAATAATCTTTTTGATCGTCTGGAATTCCTGGAAGATTTACAGAATCTACTCTAAGGATAAATCCCACCGAAAAAATGATTAAAATAATTGCAACTGAAGTTAGTGCTGATCTTTTATTTAGATGGTTATTTTGTGGCATTTTATCTTAAACTGTTTTTGCTTGAAATTAGTTATGTATAATGTTATTATATCATGATACAAATCTTATTTATTCAAAGTTAGCATTATAAATAAATAAATTTTAGGATAAGGTGGATATGTCATATAATGGATTAATAAGGAAGTTATTAGATCTTGATTGGACTAAAATGCCAAATATGCTTATATTGGTGTTATTATTTTTCATATCACGAACTCCTTTCTTGAATTTGGGATTTGGGACAGATCCTGATGCTTGGCGAATTGCTATTTCTGCTTTTAATTTGAATTATTTCCATATTTATCAAACGTCGAGATTTCCAGGGTATCCAGTTCCAGAATTTTTCAATTCATTAGTTATCAATCACGGCTGGTTTGCTACAAACAGCTTAACAATGTTATTGGCACTGATTTCTGTTATTGGATTTGCAATGATTTTAAAAGAGCTTAATATAAAAAATAAAGGGTTATTAGTAATCACATATGCATTTTTACCAGTTATATGGATAAACAGTACTAACACTATGGATTATATGTGGGCCGCTGCGTTCATTATGTTTGTATGGTATTTTATCATTAAAAAACAGTATGTATTGGCAGGTTTGATGATGGGTTTAGCAATAGGGTCCAGAATAACATCAATTATATTAATTTTTCCATTTATATACCTTATTTTAAACGATAACAATGAAAAAATTAGAAAAATAACTTATTTTCTGATGAGTATGAGTATAATGGCATTAATCTTGTTTTTGCCATTGTTAATTCAATATGGGCTTGGCTTTTTAAGTTATTATCCAACATCTGTGGGTACGAGCAAAATTTCAGAAGATTTGAATCAATTAGGGTTAATTGCATTGTTATGGGGAATATTGATTTTTTTGATTTCAACTGGAAATTTAGTGGATAAAGTCCGAAAAAATGATAAATTTTTCATATTTCTATTATTTGTGGTGTTTTTAGTTTCTATTATGTATATTGGGGCCCCTTATGATGCAGGATATCTTATTCCTGCTATTCCATTTGGGCTTGTACTTTTAAGTAGTATAAGTAAAAGGAAATTATTTACAATATTCTGCGCACTTCTTTTATTAAATTCATTTATTTCATTTGAACTTTCAAATGGAACAGCACCCACAATTAAAGAGGGTTTAGTACTAAAAGATGCAGAAATCAGAGATAAATTGACAAATGTGATGGAGAGGATGGTAGAAAGTAATATAAGTGATACAATTATTATTTCGGCAGAATACATTCCAATATTGCTTTATTTGGATGAAAAATCTCAGGAAAATCCTGAATTTATTGAAATGAATAATGATAAAATGTATTGGAATCTTAAAAAAAATAGAAGTTATATATATTTACTTTCCAGTGATAAAATAAAATATTGGCAAAAGAAAGGTTATAAAATATATTATATGGGAAGTTCTGCAATGGAAATTACTAGATTAAATTATAATTATAGTTTAACTGATTATAATTGTTCAAACATATTCGCTTTTTATTGATAATTTAAATCTAAATCCAACATTATTTCCCATAATTAAGTTATTGCACATCTATTCGATAAATTGGGAGATTTCATTGATATTGCATTAAGATATTGACTATCTTTTTAGATGCATTTTTTTTAAGAGGTGCTTTAATGTTCTTCATTTTCTCCAATTTCCAGTTATTATTAAGTAAATCGCTTACAGAACTAATAATGTTTTTATAATTTGTTCCAACCAACTGAGTTTTTCCCATGTTTACAAGATATTCCCATTCTGTATTATCCCTTAAAATTAGGCAGGGAACATTTAAAATCGCTGATTCTTCTTGTATTCCTCC includes these proteins:
- a CDS encoding peptide transporter, whose amino-acid sequence is MPQNNHLNKRSALTSVAIILIIFSVGFILRVDSVNLPGIPDDQKDYYQDQNGLPYMYELDSYYNYRLTKNYIEHGYLGDTIKNGREWDLHSYYPPGVPMDYPPFIVYLTAFIYKLINIFANIPLLTVCFWIPLFIGPLAGLIAYLFVSRFTNDYGAAAAGIITVTAPFYFIRTLPGWFDTDMFNIIFPLLITWFFIESLQSKNNKMQIFFAALSAFSMFLFATAWNGWQYFFYLIVLFSIFYTIWCKIKGHDVKILVYSLGTLIIITILLVIVFTGLLNIIKLLLGPLEFIKLYGAQSQLYPWPNVYSSVSELAIPTIEEVISGAGFALFGGIFGLLWIFRILINKDLKKRFLNKMDWFFYSFLVLWTIAGILSLLKGSRFIMLLLPPLIISSGIMVGICVEYVGMLKNIKRFKIFKNENTIRVISLSILILVTLPAIINIQKDTSITPSANDNLWNASEWINGNIPQDTVIISQWSYGHFFTAIADHPVVFDGRIGYIETLPIRSYDPVFTFGSRSPNTSREYWIDNAFSTSNESLSVGIFRMLATSGDLAWLTLDEYTQNTTQSIEILNNILGVDKKTARDVLKTKYHLNETQINKTLNYTHPDNPRPFILVTTNGMANIGHLIFNSGTLQSKNVDYLYSIGDIKIDNNYLNSSDGISMDIIKNETTFNGEIPYCVITIEQGKVKKIHMNKNSDICVILLMDKKKSIVMNKQFENSLFTRTVLEKSNSTYFKSIYENNYVTVWKPI
- a CDS encoding glycosyltransferase family 39 protein; its protein translation is MSYNGLIRKLLDLDWTKMPNMLILVLLFFISRTPFLNLGFGTDPDAWRIAISAFNLNYFHIYQTSRFPGYPVPEFFNSLVINHGWFATNSLTMLLALISVIGFAMILKELNIKNKGLLVITYAFLPVIWINSTNTMDYMWAAAFIMFVWYFIIKKQYVLAGLMMGLAIGSRITSIILIFPFIYLILNDNNEKIRKITYFLMSMSIMALILFLPLLIQYGLGFLSYYPTSVGTSKISEDLNQLGLIALLWGILIFLISTGNLVDKVRKNDKFFIFLLFVVFLVSIMYIGAPYDAGYLIPAIPFGLVLLSSISKRKLFTIFCALLLLNSFISFELSNGTAPTIKEGLVLKDAEIRDKLTNVMERMVESNISDTIIISAEYIPILLYLDEKSQENPEFIEMNNDKMYWNLKKNRSYIYLLSSDKIKYWQKKGYKIYYMGSSAMEITRLNYNYSLTDYNCSNIFAFY
- a CDS encoding peptide transporter, with the translated sequence MSNKEFIIKFAAVLIIFCVGFFFRIDSANLPGVPDNEKSFFEDQNNLLYMYDMDSYYNYRLTKNYIEHGYLGDKVVDNKEWDLHSYYPPGVPLDYPPLIVYITTLIYKIVNLFAAIPLLTVCFWLPAFIAPICGVLAYLIVSRLTNDYGGIAAGILAVTSSLYFVRSVPGWFDTDMFNVLFPLLIILFFFEAFKSENIKKNMVFACLSAFSMFLFATAWNGWQYLFYIISLFCIFYMIWSKIKGKNIKKIAYISGIFIFGSIFLICIFTGFLNIIKLVFGVLEFVKLAGNQGVWGPWPDIYIFITELQPPSIKAAIGGLGYLLSGISIFGIFLIFRILINDKLKEHFLKKMSWFFYLFLLFWTITGIFALTEGFRFIILLIPPLVIISGITVGIITEFFDQFNKKNLNKLLSLSFIIIICAFSFLAIYDASTNLVPRMNDDLWDSALWINNDTSNDTVIISSWVYGHFFAAIADRPVVLDGRLGYVETLPIREFDSAYSYKNLSPSTSREYWIDKALSTNNESLSLGIFRMLATSGDLAYLTLYNYTENSTKSIEILNIILGQNKELAMKTLTHNYHLNQKIAANIIEYTHPNNPVPFVLVTCDKMIDDGWWIFSFGEWDFENKQPGDPIYSFGEIIKDNNTLKTSDGINIDLNTYTAEWNGVKPYCVTIIENNKTKTYYLDKNSKFCVILNIDNGNSVVLDKQFEKSLFTKLVIEKRNSTNFKPIYSNKHVTIWKTNG